The nucleotide sequence ATGGACCTCGCCACCCTGATCAAGCCGATCCTCACGACCGGTCAGCTGCGCGTCGTCGGATCGACGACCCACGAGGAATTCAAGCACATCGAAAAGGACCGCGCGCTCGCCCGCCGGCTGCAGAAGGTCGCCATCGACGAACCGTCGATCCAGGAGACGGTGCGCATCCTGCAGGGGCTGCGTTCGCGCTACGAATCGCACCACCACATCAAATACGCCGACGAGGCGATCGAGGCCGCGGCGAAGCTGGCGGCTCGCCACCTGCGCGACTACAAGCTGCCCGACAGCGCCATCGACGTGCTCGACGAAGCCGGGGCGCGGGCGCGCCTCGGCGCCGCCGGAGCGGAGCGAGGCCAGGGGGCCCCCGCGAGCGACGGCGTAGGGGGGTCTGGCGGGGCGAAGCCCCCCACCCCAATGATCGAGGTGGCGGTCCCGCAGATCGAAGAGGTCGTCGCGCGCATGGCGCGCATCCCGGCAAAACAGGCCTCATCGTCGGACCGCGATCGGCTGCGCACGCTCGAGGAATCACTCGGCCGCGTGGTGTTCGGCCAGGAGGAAGCCGTCAAGCTCGTCGCGATGGCGATCAAGCGCTCCCGCGCCGGCCTCGGGCAGCCGGATCGTCCGGCCGGCGCGTTCCTGTTCTCGGGTCCGACCGGCGTCGGCAAGACCGAGCTCGCCAAACAGCTCGCGCTGCATCTCGGCAACGAGTTCCAGCGCTACGACATGAGCGAGTACATGGAGAAGCACGCCGTCGCCCGGCTGATCGGCGCGCCTCCCGGCTATGTCGGCTTCGAGCAGGGCGGACTGCTGGTCGACGCGGTCCGCACGCATCCCTACAGCGTCGTCCTGCTCGACGAGATCGAGAAGGCGCACCCCGACATCTACAACATCCTGCTGCAGGTGATGGATCACGCGACGCTGACCGACAGCAACGGCCGCAAGGCTGACTTCCGCCAGGTCGTGCTGATCATGACCTCGAACGCCGGCTCGCGCGAGATGAGCGCCGGGACCCTCGGGTTCGCCGGCGCGCCGCCCGAGGGTGGGGCCGATCAGCGGCAGCGCGCCGCGCAGTCGCGGTCGAAGGCGGCCATCGAGCGCATCTTCAGCCCGGAGTTCCGGAACCGCCTGGACGCGATCGTCAACTTCAAGCCGCTCACGGCGGACGTGATGGAGACGATCGTCGACAAGTTCATCATCCAGCTCGAAGAGCAGCTCGCCGAACGGCGAATCACGATCGCGCTGCTGCCCGAGGCGCGCGAGTACCTGGCGCGCAAGGGGTACGACCCGACCTTCGGCGCGCGGCCGCTCGGCCGCGTGATCCAGAGCGAGGTCCGCGACCGGCTCACCGACGAGATCCTGTTCGGCGCGCTGGAGCGGGGCGGCACGGTCACGATCGGCCACGACGCCGGGGCGCTGACCTTCGCGTTCGTGCCGGTGGCTACGGCCGGCGCCTGAGCCATGTCCGACGACCTCAACATCCCCGTCAAAGTCGTCGATCGGCGCCGCTGGCGCGAGAACGGCGAAGCCAATCCTGACGCCGCCGACCAGCCGTCGCTCAAGCCGACCTACGTCGAGGAGCTCGAGCGGCGCGCCGCGCAGGCGGAACAACAGGCGCAGGAATTCCTCGGCAAGTATCGCGGCGCCGCCCAGGAATTCGAGGACGCGCGCGCCCGGATGCGCAAGGAAGTGGCGAAAGACGCCGAGCGCAGCCGCCGCGAGGTGTTCATCAGCCTGCTCGAGGTCCTCGACAACCTCGATCGCGCGATCGAGGCGGCTCGCAAATCGGGGACGCCGGGATCCGACGTGCTGCTGCAAGGCGTCGAGATGGTCCGGCAGCAGTTCCTGGCCAAG is from Vicinamibacterales bacterium and encodes:
- the clpA gene encoding ATP-dependent Clp protease ATP-binding subunit ClpA: MFSPALEVILTVAYREAAARRHAHLTLEHLLYALAHDPDGERILAACGADLPQLRRDLDKYLDEHIEQFSRGQQKEPEQTMAFRRVLQTAVLHVQSAGRQEVQSGDVLAATLQQSKSYAAQLLAGQGVTRLDILEYITHGISKMPPAAGGASGTDADEGTGDADAGAGERGAAASRDPLAAYAMNLTERARDGALDPLIGRTAELQRTLEILCRRRKNNPVFVGDAGVGKTALAEGLATRLLRDDVPEVLQGAEVFSLDTAALLAGTRFRGDFEERFKAVVNALAKRRLPILFIDEIHSTVGAGATTGGTMDLATLIKPILTTGQLRVVGSTTHEEFKHIEKDRALARRLQKVAIDEPSIQETVRILQGLRSRYESHHHIKYADEAIEAAAKLAARHLRDYKLPDSAIDVLDEAGARARLGAAGAERGQGAPASDGVGGSGGAKPPTPMIEVAVPQIEEVVARMARIPAKQASSSDRDRLRTLEESLGRVVFGQEEAVKLVAMAIKRSRAGLGQPDRPAGAFLFSGPTGVGKTELAKQLALHLGNEFQRYDMSEYMEKHAVARLIGAPPGYVGFEQGGLLVDAVRTHPYSVVLLDEIEKAHPDIYNILLQVMDHATLTDSNGRKADFRQVVLIMTSNAGSREMSAGTLGFAGAPPEGGADQRQRAAQSRSKAAIERIFSPEFRNRLDAIVNFKPLTADVMETIVDKFIIQLEEQLAERRITIALLPEAREYLARKGYDPTFGARPLGRVIQSEVRDRLTDEILFGALERGGTVTIGHDAGALTFAFVPVATAGA
- a CDS encoding nucleotide exchange factor GrpE, translated to MSDDLNIPVKVVDRRRWRENGEANPDAADQPSLKPTYVEELERRAAQAEQQAQEFLGKYRGAAQEFEDARARMRKEVAKDAERSRREVFISLLEVLDNLDRAIEAARKSGTPGSDVLLQGVEMVRQQFLAKLEGFGVKRIASEHEPFDPELHEAVTTVPTPDAASDGRVLGVIAHGYRIGDDVLRPALVAVGRKTDGIDG